The following nucleotide sequence is from Halanaerobium saccharolyticum subsp. saccharolyticum DSM 6643.
TATCTCCAAACTGATGTCCATGATTATCATTAACTTTTTTAAAAAAGTCTATATCGATCATTATTACGGAAAGATTTCTATTGTATCTGCTTGCCTTTTTTATTTCAATCTCAAGCAGATCTAAAATATGTCTTCTATTAAATAAATCTGTTAGTTCATCTGTGATAGTCATCTTTTCTAATTCTCTAGTTCTTTGCTTGACTTTCTGTTCAAGTTCTAGATTTAACTTATCCAATTTCTCTTTCTCTTTATTTTTTAAATAATATATAATTATTAGAATTAAAATTATAAAAATCAAAAATGCTAGTCCCCACAGTA
It contains:
- a CDS encoding GGDEF domain-containing protein yields the protein MDKLNLELEQKVKQRTRELEKMTITDELTDLFNRRHILDLLEIEIKKASRYNRNLSVIMIDIDFFKKVNDNHGHQFGD